DNA sequence from the Candidatus Polarisedimenticolaceae bacterium genome:
CATCTTGACGAGCTGCTGGTGGACCTTGAGGCGGATGCGCGCGGTCCCCGGCTCGACCATCCCGACGTAGTCCCACGGGATCCCCTGCTGCGGGAACCCGGCGGTGAGGCGTTCGAGAGGACGGGCGGAGACGATTCCCGCAAGCAGGCGCCGCACCGCGCTCGCGAGGCCGGTCTCGACGCGCCGCAGGGCGAGCTCGGTTCCCTGGTACTCGAGCAGGATGTCGTTCACCCGGACGACCTTGCGCCCCTGGATGTCGATGATCTGCCGGTCGAGCACGTCGCGGTTGAGCGCGAGCGACTCGCTCCCTCCGGGCGTCGCCGCGGCCAGCGTCGCTCCCGACTGCAGCACCACGCGGCGTTGCGACGGGGAGACGGCGTCGATCGACGGCCACGGGAGGAACGCGCGGTCGCCGCGCGGCTCGCCGCGCCGGCGCACGAGAAGCGCATCGACGATTCCGCGCTGGGGATCGACGCGCACGTCGGCGACGCGGCCGACGCGGCCGCCCTCCCCGTCGACCACGGGGAGGCCGAGGATCTCGGAGAGTCGCAGCATCGTCGCGAAGGATCGCACGCGCGAGGGGACGGCGTCGAGGCGGACGCGCCAGAATGGGCGCGGAGGATCCCGTCATGGAGAGCCGTCCCTTCCTCGTCGCGGGCCGCCCGCGCGACGCCGTCGAGGCCTTCGAGGTTCGCTCCCCCTGGGACGAGGCGATCGTCGCGCGCGTTGCGCGACCGGGCCCCGGGGACGTGGAGGACGCCCTGCGCGAAGCCCACGGCGCCCGGGAGGCGATGCGCCGGCTCCCGGCGTGGAGACGGGCGGAGATCCTCGCGAACGTCGCACGGCGTCTTGAGGACGAGCCCGATCGATGGGCGGAGACGGTCGTGCGCGAGTCCGGCAAGCCCTGGACCGCGGCGCGCGGCGAGGTCGATCGCGCCGCGAGCACGCTGCGCGCGTCGGCGGCCGAGGCCACGCGCGACCCGGGGGAGATCGTTCCCCTCGACGCGGCCCCGGGAGGAGAGGGACGACTCGGGATCCTCCGGCGATTCCCGCTCGGAGTCGTGGCCTGCATCACGCCTTTCAACTTCCCGCTCAACCTCGTCGCCCACAAGATCGGCCCCGCGGTCGCCGCCGGGTGTCCCTTCGTGCTCAAGCCCGCGTCGAAGACACCGTCGAGCGCGCTCGACCTCGCGCAGGCGTTCGTCGACGCCGGTACGCCCCCGGGGGCGGTGTCGGTCCTTCCTCTCGCCGGGGAGGCGGCGACCGCGCTCGCGACGGACGCGCGGGTGCGGGTGTTGAGCTTCACGGGGTCTCCCGAAGTGGGGTGGGACCTCAAGCGACGCGCCGTCCGGCAGCGCGTCGTCCTCGAGCTCGGCGGAAACGCCGGGGTCATGGTCGACCGGGGCGCCGATCTCGAGCGGGCCGCCGCCCGCTGCGTCGCGGGCGCGTTCGGCCAGGCCGGGCAGAGCTGTGTCTCGGTGCAGCGGATCTACGTCCATCGGGACGCGTTCGAGCCGTTCCTCGAGCGGCTGCTCGCGCGCGTGCGCACCCTCGTCGTCGGCGACCCGATGCGGCCGGAGACGCAGGTCGGCCCGCTCGTGACGCTCTCGGACGCGCGGCGGGTTGCGGCGTGGATCGACGAGGCGCGGGCCTCGGGAGCGCGCGTGCTCGCGGGCGGGTCGCGGCGCGGCGCGATCGTCGAGCCGACGGTGATCACCGGCACGAGGCCGGAGCTCCGCATCTGCGCCCGGGAGGTCTTCGGACCCGTGGCGGTCGTCGAACCGGTCGGGAGCGCCGCCGAGGGGATCGCGGCGGTCGACGCCTCGGAGTTCGGCCTGCAGGCGGGGATCTTCACCCCCGACCTCGCGACGGCGCTCGAGGCGTACGAGTCGATCGAAGCCGGAGCGGTCCTCGTCAACGAGGTCCCGACGTGGCGATCCGACCCGATGCCCTACGGAGGGACGAAGGGTTCGGGGGTCGGCCGCGAAGGGCCACGGTGGGCGATCGAGGACTACACGGAACCGAGGCTGCTCGTCCTCAACCGATGACTCCGCCGTGGAGCCAGCCCAGGACCAGCTGGAGCAGCGGGTAATAGAGCGTTCTCACGGCGAGGACGGCGACGACGAGGCCCGCCAGGGGGGCGATCGTCGACCCGCGCAGCGCGCGGTACGGGTGGCGAAGCGCCGGGACGAGACCCGCCAGGACGGCTGCGCCGTCGAGCGGCGGGCACGGAAGCGCATTCAGGAGGGCGAGCAGCACGTTGAGGGAGAGGAACACCGAGGCGAGGTGGCCCACCCAATGCACCCACGCGGCCGCCTGCTCCCGGGCCTCGACCAGCCGGTCGAGCCCCTGCACCGGCGGGACCGTCCAGGCCCCGGAGGACAGGCCCGCGTAGAGCACCGCGAACGCGACGGCGGCGAGCAGGAGATTGGTCGCGGGCCCCGCGGCCGACATCAGCGCAGCCCGGCGCGGATGGCGGTCCTCCCAGCGGGGATCGTAAGGGGCGCTCGCCCAGCCGATCATCCCGCCCGCGAACACGAAGGAGAACAGCGGCAGGAGGACGGTTCCGACCGGCTCGCGCATCACGTGCGGAATCGGATTCAGCGTGACCTGCCCGGACCGGTAGGCCGTGTCGTCCCCCCCGCGCCAGGCGACGAACGCGTGTGCAGCTTCGTGGCACGTCAGGGAGAAGAGAAAGGCTCCGTACCAGAGCGCGAAAGAGGCGATGGCGCCGGCGTCGTCCACTCCGGAACGGTAACACGCGCTTCCGACGCCTTATATTCCCGGCGTGGACGCCCCCGATCCCCGCGAAGCCGGTCGCAGCGACGACCCGGAGACCCTCAGGCTGCGCCTTCCGGCGGCCCCCGGCCCCTATCTCGAGGGGGCCGCGCAGAATCCGGCCCTCGCGGAGGAGACGATGCTCCTCCTCCTCTCCAACCGCGCGGCCCCCCCCGCCCTGCTGGGACGGATCGCGCGCAACTGGAGGTGGGCTCGGGCGTACGCGGTGAAGCTCGCGCTCGTCCGCAATCCGAGGACCCCCTACGCGGTCGCCCGCGGGTTTCTCGGCCACCTCTTCTGGCGCGATCTGCTCGAGACCACCGGCGACCTCCACGCGTCGCCGGTCCTCCGGCGCGACGCCGAGAAGATCCTGCGAACCCGACTCCCCGAGCTGAGCGTCGGCGAAAAGGTGACCCTCGCGCGCCGGGCGAGCCGCGGTCTGGTCGAAGGGCTGCTGGAGGGGGGCGAAGGGACCGTGCTCCGGGCCCTCCTG
Encoded proteins:
- a CDS encoding aldehyde dehydrogenase family protein; the protein is MESRPFLVAGRPRDAVEAFEVRSPWDEAIVARVARPGPGDVEDALREAHGAREAMRRLPAWRRAEILANVARRLEDEPDRWAETVVRESGKPWTAARGEVDRAASTLRASAAEATRDPGEIVPLDAAPGGEGRLGILRRFPLGVVACITPFNFPLNLVAHKIGPAVAAGCPFVLKPASKTPSSALDLAQAFVDAGTPPGAVSVLPLAGEAATALATDARVRVLSFTGSPEVGWDLKRRAVRQRVVLELGGNAGVMVDRGADLERAAARCVAGAFGQAGQSCVSVQRIYVHRDAFEPFLERLLARVRTLVVGDPMRPETQVGPLVTLSDARRVAAWIDEARASGARVLAGGSRRGAIVEPTVITGTRPELRICAREVFGPVAVVEPVGSAAEGIAAVDASEFGLQAGIFTPDLATALEAYESIEAGAVLVNEVPTWRSDPMPYGGTKGSGVGREGPRWAIEDYTEPRLLVLNR
- a CDS encoding site-2 protease family protein, with protein sequence MDDAGAIASFALWYGAFLFSLTCHEAAHAFVAWRGGDDTAYRSGQVTLNPIPHVMREPVGTVLLPLFSFVFAGGMIGWASAPYDPRWEDRHPRRAALMSAAGPATNLLLAAVAFAVLYAGLSSGAWTVPPVQGLDRLVEAREQAAAWVHWVGHLASVFLSLNVLLALLNALPCPPLDGAAVLAGLVPALRHPYRALRGSTIAPLAGLVVAVLAVRTLYYPLLQLVLGWLHGGVIG